The DNA window GGCTGATCAGCGCCATCCGCCTGCTGGGCCAGGCGGAGACGGAGCTTCGGCTCTCGGCCTCGCCCCGCCTGCTGGTGGAGGTCGCGCTGATCCGGCTGGCGGCGCTCTTCACCGGCCGGGACGAGGAGCCCCGGGGCGACCCGGCCGACTCTCGACCGCCGGCGCCTTCCGTTCCAACGGCCCAGTGGCGCCCGCCCGTCAGCTCTGGTGGTGCTGCGGCCGCGGGGGCGTCTGCTCCGGCAGCGCGGACGGCCGAACGGGGCGAGCCCGAGCGGCTCGATTCCGGCCCGCAGCCTGCGGCCCGGGTAGCAGCCGCCCCGGCGGACCGGGGCGCACCGGGTCCCGGGCTGGTCTCCGGCGGGGCGGCGGCCGGTCAGCCGCCGCTGGGGCCGGAGTCTGACCGGGTGATGCAGGCCTGGGAGCGCGTGCTCGAGCTGGTGCGCAAGGCGCGGCCCAGCACGTACAACCTGCTCTCCACCTCGGCCCGGATCGGCGGGCTGCGCGGCTCGCTGCTCTACATCGTGGCCAACTCGCCCGTCTTCGCCCAGCTGCTCCGGCGGCCGCAGGATACCGCGATCCTGGAGAAGGCGCTGGAGCGGGCGGGACTGGCCGGCCTGAGGGTGGAGATCCTGGCGCCGGACGAGGCCCAGGCGAAGCTGGCGGGACTCGGTCAGGCGACTCCCGCGGCGCCCGCGCAGGGGGCGGGATGCGCTCCGGGAGAGGCGCAGGGGGGCGACAACCCACTCATGGAGCGGCTGCGCAGCCTGTTCCCCCCTGACGTGATTCACGAAATCGAAGAGGAGGACTCCTGATGATTCCGGGTGGCGGCAACATGCAGCAGATCATGAAGCAGGTCCAGAAGATGCAGAAGAACGTGGCCAAGGCGCAGGAGGAGATCGCCAAGATGACCGTTGAGGGCACCGCCGGCGGCGGCACCGTCAAGGTGGTCGTCACCGGCGACCGACGGGTCACGGCGGTCACCCTGGCGCCGGAGGTCGTGGATCCCGAGGACATCGAGATGCTCCAGGACCTGATCGTGGCGGCGATCAGCGACGGGATGAAGAAGGCCGAGGAGCTGGCCGAGGCCGAGATGAAGAAGGTCCTTCCGGGCGGACTGCCCAGCTTCCCCGGCCTCTTCTAGCCGCCCATGTACTACGCAGAACCGATCGCACGCCTGATCG is part of the Symbiobacterium terraclitae genome and encodes:
- a CDS encoding YbaB/EbfC family nucleoid-associated protein, producing MIPGGGNMQQIMKQVQKMQKNVAKAQEEIAKMTVEGTAGGGTVKVVVTGDRRVTAVTLAPEVVDPEDIEMLQDLIVAAISDGMKKAEELAEAEMKKVLPGGLPSFPGLF